A stretch of Pangasianodon hypophthalmus isolate fPanHyp1 chromosome 9, fPanHyp1.pri, whole genome shotgun sequence DNA encodes these proteins:
- the ireb2 gene encoding iron-responsive element-binding protein 2 isoform X2, translating into MALTSSHQDHPFGHLIDTLPSKKNEVRKYFNPQKLGDPKYERLPFSIRVLLEAAIRKCDGFYVKQEDVYSILNWEERQNEAEVPFSPARVLLQDFTGIPAMVDLAAMRDAVAKNGVDPNLINPKCPTDLIVDHSLQIDFSKCAIQNTPNPGGGDGQGPGPRSVPSRPAPRGHHASSSGAQCGSQRGGCTKGSCTDSSARATAVQIENTPLLCPFHLKPVSEPETALKNQETELIRNKERLQFFKWCSKAFKNVSVVPPDFGSVHQVNLEYLSRVVQESEGFIYPDSVVGTDSHTTMINGLGILGWGVGGIESEAVMLGQPVSFTLPQVVGCKLVGSVSTLATSIDIVLGITKHLRQAGIGGKFVEFFGPGVSQLSAADRTTIANMCPEYSATVSFFPVDDITLKHFKQTNFTEEKLEVLETYLKSVKLFRGSADQSEDPHYTEVIEINLSSIVPNVSGPKRPQDRVPITCMKEDFLNCLNEKVGFKGFHVPREKQSTVMPFLHEGTEYTLSHGSVVIAAVISCTNNCNPSVMLTAGLLAKKAVEAGLSVKPYIRTSLAPGSGMVTHYLNASGVLPYLSQLGFEVIGYGCATCVGNTAPLPESVVDAIKQGDLIACGVLSGNRHFEGRLCDCVRANYLASPPLVVAYAIAGTVGIDFEKEPLGVNAEGKEVFLKDVWPSKEEVQYVEEHVVVAAIFTELKSKMQKGSTFWNSLDAPDAVFFPWDAKSTYIRCPPFFNKLSKEVCPPGSIENAHVLLFLGDKVTTDHISPAGSIARVSAAAKYLQSKRLTPREFNSYGARRGNDAVMTRGTFASIKLLNLLIGKPGPKTVHVPTGQTMDVFEAAERYQRDGIPLIILAGKDYGSGSSRDWAAKGPYLLGVRAVIAESFEKMHKNHLVGMGIAPLQFLPGQSAETLGLCGKEKFSISIPEQISPQQELTVLTSTGKNFTVVTLFENEMDVAFYRHGGILKYVARSLLK; encoded by the exons ATGGCGCTCACTTCCTCACACCAAG ATCACCCGTTTGGCCATTTGATTGACACTTTGCCAAGCAAGAAAAATGAAGTTAGAAAATATTTCAATCCTCAGAAGCTTGGAGATCCCAAATATG AGCGGCTGCCGTTCTCCATCCGCGTGCTGCTCGAGGCTGCCATCCGGAAGTGTGATGGCTTCTACGTAAAACAGGAGGACGTGTACAGTATTCTGAACTGGGAAGAGCGTCAGAATGAGGCTGAGGTCCCTTTCTCTCCAGCACGAGTGCTGCTACAGGACTTCAC GGGTATTCCAGCCATGGTGGACCTGGCAGCCATGAGAGATGCTGTAGCCAAGAATGGCGTCGACCCCAACCTCATCAACCCCAAATGTCCCACTGACCTTATAGTAGATCACTCACTACAGATTGACTTCAGCAAGTG TGCCATCCAGAACACCCCTAACCCTGGTGGAGGCGATGGGCAGGGGCCAGGGCCTCGCTCTGTTCCTAGCCGTCCGGCTCCACGCGGCCATCACGCCAGCAGCAGCGGCGCTCAGTGTGGAAGTCAGAGAGGAGGCTGCACCAAGGGCTCCTGCACCGACTCGTCCGCTAGAGCCACCGCAGTGCAGATCGAGAACACGCCACTTCTGTGCCCTTTCCACCTGAAGCCTGTCTCTGA GCCAGAGACGGCTCTCAAAAACCAGGAGACGGAGCTcataagaaataaagaaagacttCAGTTCTTCAAG TGGTGTTCGAAAGCGTTTAAGAACGTGAGTGTGGTTCCTCCAGACTTTGGCTCAGTACATCAGGTGAACCTGGAGTACCTGTCTCGCGTGGTACAGGAAAGCGAGGGTTTCATTTACCCTGACAGTGTAGTGGGCACAGACTCCCACACTACCATGATCAATGGCCTTGGCATACTTGGCTGGG GAGTAGGAGGTATAGAGTCGGAGGCAGTAATGCTGGGCCAGCCGGTCTCTTTCACGCTGCCGCAGGTCGTTGGATGTAAGCTAGTGGGGTCCGTCAGCACTCTGGCTACGTCTATAGACATAGTCCTTGGTATCACTAAG CACTTACGCCAGGCTGGTATCGGTGGGAAGTTTGTGGAGTTTTTTGGTCCAGGAGTGTCTCAGCTCTCTGCTGCAGACAGAACCACCATTGCGAACATGTGTCCTGAATACAGCGCCACCGTCAGCTTTTTTCCTGTAGACGACATCACACTCAAGCACTTTAAACAGACCA acTTCACAGAAGAGAAACTTGAAGTTTTGGAGACTTACCTGAAATCCGTGAAGCTGTTTCGGGGctctgctgaccaatcagaagatCCGCATTATACTGAG GTAATAGAAATAAACCTGAGTTCCATCGTCCCCAATGTGAGTGGACCCAAACGGCCACAAGACCGAGTGCCCATCACCTGCATGAAAGAGGATTTCCTTAACTGCCTCAATGAAAAG gtTGGCTTTAAAGGGTTCCACGTTCCGAGGGAAAAGCAAAGCACCGTGATGCCGTTTCTGCACGAGGGCACCGAATACACACTTTCTCACGGATCAGTCGTCATCGCTGCCGTCATCAGCTGCACCAACAACTGCAACCCTTCTGTCATGCTCACTGCAG GTCTCTTAGCAAAGAAAGCGGTGGAAGCAGGTCTTTCTGTGAAGCCTTACATCAGGACCAGCCTCGCTCCGGGGAGTGGCATGGTTACACACTACCTCAATGCCAGTGGAGTGCTGCCTTACCTCAGCCAGCTTGG GTTCGAGGTGATTGGTTATGGATGTGCCACCTGCGTAGGAAACACGGCACCTTTACCCGAATCTGTAGTAGACGCCATTAAACAG GGGGATCTGATTGCTTGTGGAGTGTTGTCCGGGAACAGGCATTTCGAGGGGCGTCTCTGCGACTGTGTGCGTGCCAACTACCTAGCCTCGCCCCCGCTGGTGGTGGCATACGCCATCGCGGGCACAGTTGGAATCGATTTCGAGAAAGAGCCGCTCG GTGTGAACGCTGAAGGTAAGGAGGTGTTCCTGAAGGACGTGTGGCCGTCTAAAGAAGAGGTGCAGTATGTAGAGGAGCACGTGGTCGTCGCCGCCATATTCACCGAGCTCAAGAGCAAGATGCAG AAAGGGAGCACTTTTTGGAATAGCTTAGACGCTCCAGATGCTGTGTTCTTCCCATGGGATGCCAAGTCCACTTATATTCGTTGCCCTCCGTTCTTCAACAAACTT TCTAAAGAAGTTTGTCCTCCTGGGTCCATTGAAAACGCACACGTTCTGCTGTTTCTGGGGGACAAAGTCACCACTGACCACATCTCTCCTGCCGGCAGCATTGCACGGGTCAGCGCAGCCGCCAAGTACCTACAGAGCAAACG CCTGACACCTCGCGAATTCAACTCTTACGGCGCACGCAGAGGGAACGATGCTGTGATGACTAGAGGAACTTTTGCCAGCATCAAACTCCTAAACCTTCTCATCGGCAAGCCCGGCCCCAAAACCGTGCACGTCCCAACAGGACAGACG ATGGACGTGTTCGAGGCGGCGGAGCGGTACCAGAGAGATGGCATTCCTCTCATCATCCTGGCAGGGAAAGATTACGGCTCAGGCAGCTCGCGAGACTGGGCAGCCAAAGGACCTTACCTACTG GGAGTGCGGGCGGTGATCGCTGAGAGTTTTGAAAAGATGCATAAGAACCACCTGGTGGGAATGGGCATTGCTCCTCTGCAGTTCCTCCCCGGCCAGAGTGCTGAAACCCTGGGGCTCTGTGGGAAAGAGAAGTTCTCTATCTCCATCCCAGAGCAGATCTCTCCTCAGCAAGAGCTAACTGTGCTG acCAGCACTGGAAAGAACTTCACCGTGGTGACTCTGTTTGAGAACGAGATGGACGTGGCCTTTTACAGACACGGAGGCATTCTGAAATACGTGGCCCGCAGCTTGCTGAAgtaa
- the ireb2 gene encoding iron-responsive element-binding protein 2 isoform X1 has translation MTTSALVMMMIKSCKVAPKPAPSPHTSYSAVERREFFLTEDHPFGHLIDTLPSKKNEVRKYFNPQKLGDPKYERLPFSIRVLLEAAIRKCDGFYVKQEDVYSILNWEERQNEAEVPFSPARVLLQDFTGIPAMVDLAAMRDAVAKNGVDPNLINPKCPTDLIVDHSLQIDFSKCAIQNTPNPGGGDGQGPGPRSVPSRPAPRGHHASSSGAQCGSQRGGCTKGSCTDSSARATAVQIENTPLLCPFHLKPVSEPETALKNQETELIRNKERLQFFKWCSKAFKNVSVVPPDFGSVHQVNLEYLSRVVQESEGFIYPDSVVGTDSHTTMINGLGILGWGVGGIESEAVMLGQPVSFTLPQVVGCKLVGSVSTLATSIDIVLGITKHLRQAGIGGKFVEFFGPGVSQLSAADRTTIANMCPEYSATVSFFPVDDITLKHFKQTNFTEEKLEVLETYLKSVKLFRGSADQSEDPHYTEVIEINLSSIVPNVSGPKRPQDRVPITCMKEDFLNCLNEKVGFKGFHVPREKQSTVMPFLHEGTEYTLSHGSVVIAAVISCTNNCNPSVMLTAGLLAKKAVEAGLSVKPYIRTSLAPGSGMVTHYLNASGVLPYLSQLGFEVIGYGCATCVGNTAPLPESVVDAIKQGDLIACGVLSGNRHFEGRLCDCVRANYLASPPLVVAYAIAGTVGIDFEKEPLGVNAEGKEVFLKDVWPSKEEVQYVEEHVVVAAIFTELKSKMQKGSTFWNSLDAPDAVFFPWDAKSTYIRCPPFFNKLSKEVCPPGSIENAHVLLFLGDKVTTDHISPAGSIARVSAAAKYLQSKRLTPREFNSYGARRGNDAVMTRGTFASIKLLNLLIGKPGPKTVHVPTGQTMDVFEAAERYQRDGIPLIILAGKDYGSGSSRDWAAKGPYLLGVRAVIAESFEKMHKNHLVGMGIAPLQFLPGQSAETLGLCGKEKFSISIPEQISPQQELTVLTSTGKNFTVVTLFENEMDVAFYRHGGILKYVARSLLK, from the exons ATGACTACCTCTGCCCttgtaatgatgatgattaagTCGTGTAAAGTTGCTCCGAAACCTGCTCCAAGCCCACACACGTCTTACAGCGCCGTGGAAAGGAGGGAATTCTTCCTGACCGAGG ATCACCCGTTTGGCCATTTGATTGACACTTTGCCAAGCAAGAAAAATGAAGTTAGAAAATATTTCAATCCTCAGAAGCTTGGAGATCCCAAATATG AGCGGCTGCCGTTCTCCATCCGCGTGCTGCTCGAGGCTGCCATCCGGAAGTGTGATGGCTTCTACGTAAAACAGGAGGACGTGTACAGTATTCTGAACTGGGAAGAGCGTCAGAATGAGGCTGAGGTCCCTTTCTCTCCAGCACGAGTGCTGCTACAGGACTTCAC GGGTATTCCAGCCATGGTGGACCTGGCAGCCATGAGAGATGCTGTAGCCAAGAATGGCGTCGACCCCAACCTCATCAACCCCAAATGTCCCACTGACCTTATAGTAGATCACTCACTACAGATTGACTTCAGCAAGTG TGCCATCCAGAACACCCCTAACCCTGGTGGAGGCGATGGGCAGGGGCCAGGGCCTCGCTCTGTTCCTAGCCGTCCGGCTCCACGCGGCCATCACGCCAGCAGCAGCGGCGCTCAGTGTGGAAGTCAGAGAGGAGGCTGCACCAAGGGCTCCTGCACCGACTCGTCCGCTAGAGCCACCGCAGTGCAGATCGAGAACACGCCACTTCTGTGCCCTTTCCACCTGAAGCCTGTCTCTGA GCCAGAGACGGCTCTCAAAAACCAGGAGACGGAGCTcataagaaataaagaaagacttCAGTTCTTCAAG TGGTGTTCGAAAGCGTTTAAGAACGTGAGTGTGGTTCCTCCAGACTTTGGCTCAGTACATCAGGTGAACCTGGAGTACCTGTCTCGCGTGGTACAGGAAAGCGAGGGTTTCATTTACCCTGACAGTGTAGTGGGCACAGACTCCCACACTACCATGATCAATGGCCTTGGCATACTTGGCTGGG GAGTAGGAGGTATAGAGTCGGAGGCAGTAATGCTGGGCCAGCCGGTCTCTTTCACGCTGCCGCAGGTCGTTGGATGTAAGCTAGTGGGGTCCGTCAGCACTCTGGCTACGTCTATAGACATAGTCCTTGGTATCACTAAG CACTTACGCCAGGCTGGTATCGGTGGGAAGTTTGTGGAGTTTTTTGGTCCAGGAGTGTCTCAGCTCTCTGCTGCAGACAGAACCACCATTGCGAACATGTGTCCTGAATACAGCGCCACCGTCAGCTTTTTTCCTGTAGACGACATCACACTCAAGCACTTTAAACAGACCA acTTCACAGAAGAGAAACTTGAAGTTTTGGAGACTTACCTGAAATCCGTGAAGCTGTTTCGGGGctctgctgaccaatcagaagatCCGCATTATACTGAG GTAATAGAAATAAACCTGAGTTCCATCGTCCCCAATGTGAGTGGACCCAAACGGCCACAAGACCGAGTGCCCATCACCTGCATGAAAGAGGATTTCCTTAACTGCCTCAATGAAAAG gtTGGCTTTAAAGGGTTCCACGTTCCGAGGGAAAAGCAAAGCACCGTGATGCCGTTTCTGCACGAGGGCACCGAATACACACTTTCTCACGGATCAGTCGTCATCGCTGCCGTCATCAGCTGCACCAACAACTGCAACCCTTCTGTCATGCTCACTGCAG GTCTCTTAGCAAAGAAAGCGGTGGAAGCAGGTCTTTCTGTGAAGCCTTACATCAGGACCAGCCTCGCTCCGGGGAGTGGCATGGTTACACACTACCTCAATGCCAGTGGAGTGCTGCCTTACCTCAGCCAGCTTGG GTTCGAGGTGATTGGTTATGGATGTGCCACCTGCGTAGGAAACACGGCACCTTTACCCGAATCTGTAGTAGACGCCATTAAACAG GGGGATCTGATTGCTTGTGGAGTGTTGTCCGGGAACAGGCATTTCGAGGGGCGTCTCTGCGACTGTGTGCGTGCCAACTACCTAGCCTCGCCCCCGCTGGTGGTGGCATACGCCATCGCGGGCACAGTTGGAATCGATTTCGAGAAAGAGCCGCTCG GTGTGAACGCTGAAGGTAAGGAGGTGTTCCTGAAGGACGTGTGGCCGTCTAAAGAAGAGGTGCAGTATGTAGAGGAGCACGTGGTCGTCGCCGCCATATTCACCGAGCTCAAGAGCAAGATGCAG AAAGGGAGCACTTTTTGGAATAGCTTAGACGCTCCAGATGCTGTGTTCTTCCCATGGGATGCCAAGTCCACTTATATTCGTTGCCCTCCGTTCTTCAACAAACTT TCTAAAGAAGTTTGTCCTCCTGGGTCCATTGAAAACGCACACGTTCTGCTGTTTCTGGGGGACAAAGTCACCACTGACCACATCTCTCCTGCCGGCAGCATTGCACGGGTCAGCGCAGCCGCCAAGTACCTACAGAGCAAACG CCTGACACCTCGCGAATTCAACTCTTACGGCGCACGCAGAGGGAACGATGCTGTGATGACTAGAGGAACTTTTGCCAGCATCAAACTCCTAAACCTTCTCATCGGCAAGCCCGGCCCCAAAACCGTGCACGTCCCAACAGGACAGACG ATGGACGTGTTCGAGGCGGCGGAGCGGTACCAGAGAGATGGCATTCCTCTCATCATCCTGGCAGGGAAAGATTACGGCTCAGGCAGCTCGCGAGACTGGGCAGCCAAAGGACCTTACCTACTG GGAGTGCGGGCGGTGATCGCTGAGAGTTTTGAAAAGATGCATAAGAACCACCTGGTGGGAATGGGCATTGCTCCTCTGCAGTTCCTCCCCGGCCAGAGTGCTGAAACCCTGGGGCTCTGTGGGAAAGAGAAGTTCTCTATCTCCATCCCAGAGCAGATCTCTCCTCAGCAAGAGCTAACTGTGCTG acCAGCACTGGAAAGAACTTCACCGTGGTGACTCTGTTTGAGAACGAGATGGACGTGGCCTTTTACAGACACGGAGGCATTCTGAAATACGTGGCCCGCAGCTTGCTGAAgtaa
- the slc25a44a gene encoding solute carrier family 25 member 44a, translating to MQQNRNIRIIEWEDLDKRKFYSLGVFMTLTTRATVYPFTLIRTRLQVQKGKSLYNGTFDAFCKILKAEGVRGLYRGFMVNTFTLISGQAYITTYELVRKYVSQYSSNNTVKSLVAGGSASLVAQSITVPIDVVSQQLMMQGQGEHLTRFKVKPKMAVATSKHRVTFGQTRDITVQIFAADGFRGFYRGYVASLLTYIPNSAVWWPFYHFYAEQLSRLAPSNCPHLLLQAVAGPMAAATASTLTNPMDVVRARVQVEGRSSVMETFKQLMAEEGMWGLTKGLSARIISSMPTSILIVIGYETLKRLSLRPELVHTRHW from the exons ATGCAGCAGAATCGGAACATCCGGATCATAGAATGGGAAGACCTGGACAAGAGGAAGTTCTACTCCCTGGGCGTGTTCATGACTCTAACCACACGTGCCACCGTCTACCCCTTCACCCTGATCCGAACCCGGCTGCAGGTCCAGAAGGGGAAGTCGCTTTACAACGGCACTTTTGATGCCTTCTGTAAAATCCTTAAAGCTGAAGGCGTGCGGGGACTGTACCGGGGCTTCATGGTCAACACCTTCACACTGATCTCAGGTCAAGCCTACATCACCACCTATGAGCTGGTTAGGAAGTACGTCTCTCAGTATTCCTCCAATAACACTGTCAAGTCTCTGGTGGCCGGTGGCTCTGCCTCGCTGGTGGCCCAGAGCATCACCGTGCCCATCGACGTTGTCTCCCAGCAGCTCATGATGCAAGGCCAGGGGGAACATCTCACACGCTTTAAGGTCAAGCCCAAGATGGCCGTCGCCACGTCTAAGCACAGAGTGACTTTTGGGCAGACCCGAGACATTACAGTGCAGATTTTTGCTGCAGACGGTTTTCGGGGTTTTTACCGTGGCTATGTGGCGTCTCTTCTCACCTACATCCCTAACAGCGCAGTGTGGTGGcctttttatcacttttatGCAG AGCAGCTGTCCCGACTGGCCCCATCCAACTGCCCTCACCTCCTCCTGCAGGCTGTGGCCGGGCCCATGGCTGCTGCCACCGCCTCCACCCTCACCAACCCCATGGATGTAGTGAGAGCCAGAGTGCAG GTGGAAGGCCGTTCGTCAGTGATGGAAACCTTTAAGCAGCTCATGGCTGAGGAGGGCATGTGGGGCCTGACTAAGGGTCTCTCCGCTCGCATCATCTCCTCCATGCCTACCTCCATCCTCATCGTCATCGGCTATGAGACGCTGAAGAGGCTCAGTCTGCGGCCTGAGCTTGTCCATACCAGACACTGGTGA
- the skic8 gene encoding SKI8 subunit of superkiller complex protein — translation MSTQYSILFKQEHAHDDAIWTAAWGKSAKDGSETIVTGSLDDMVKVWKWSDEKLELQWSLEGHQLGVVSVDISHNGAIAASSSLDAHIRLWDLESGKQVKSMDAGPVDAWSVAFSPDSKYIATGSHLGKVNIFGVESGKKEYSLDTRGKFILSIAYSPDGKYLASGAIDGIINIFDIATGKLLHTLEGHAMPIRSLTFSPDSQLLVTASDDGYIKIYDVQHANLAGTLSGHASWVLNVAFSPDNTHFVSSSSDKSVKVWEASTRACVNTFFDHQDQVWSVKYNSTGSKIVSAGDDRAIHIYDCPM, via the exons ATGAGCACGCAG TACAGCATCCTGTTCAAGCAGGAGcatg CCCATGATGATGCCATATGGACGGCAGCATGGGGGAAAAGTGCGAAGGATGGATCAGAGACTATCGTCACCGGCTCCCTGGATGACATGGTGAAAGTGTGGAAATG GTCAGATGAGAAGCTGGAGCTACAGTGGAGTCTGGAAGGCCACCAGCTGGGTGTGGTGTCTGTGGACATTAGCCACAACGGCGCCATCGCCGCCTCCAGCTCTCTGGATGCTCACATCCGCCTCTGGGACCTGGAGTCTGGCAAACAGGTTAAATCCATGGATGCAGGACCAG TCGATGCCTGGTCTGTAGCGTTCTCCCCCGACTCAAAATACATAGCCACAGGCAGCCATCTTGGCAAGGTGAACATCTTTGGTGTTGAGAGTGGGAAGAAGGAATACTCCCTGGACACCAGAGGGAAATTCATTCTCAGCATCGCCTAT AGCCCAGATGGAAAGTATTTAGCCAGCGGTGCCATCGATGGAATCATTAATATCTTTGACATTGCAACTGGGAAACTCCTCCACACGCTGGAAG GCCACGCCATGCCCATCCGCTCTCTCACGTTCTCACCCGACTCTCAGCTCTTAGTCACAGCCTCAGATGACGGCTACATCAAGATTTATGACGT acagCATGCTAACCTGGCAGGCACTCTGAGTGGCCATGCGTCTTGGGTGCTCAACGTGGCCTTTTCACCTGATAACACACACTTTGTCTCCAG CTCGTCAGATAAGAGTGTGAAGGTGTGGGAGGCGAGCACCAGGGCGTGTGTGAACACTTTCTTTGACCATCAGGACCAG GTATGGAGCGTGAAGTACAACAGCACTGGCTCGAAGATCGTTTCAGCTGGAGATGACAGAGCCATCCACATTTACGACTGTCCCATGTGA